The window CGTGCTGGAACAGGCCGCGCGGCACAAACAACCACTTACCGTGCGTTGGGCCTGCCTGCTGCACGACCTCGGCAAGGGACTGACGCCCGAGGCAGAGTGGCCCCGACACATAGCTCATGAGCACAAGGGCTTGAAGCTGATCAAAGCGGTCAACGAACGCTTCAAGGCGCCGAAGGACTGTCAGGAACTGGCTCTATTGGTGGGCGAATATCACACCCACGGCCATCGCGCGCTGGAACTGAAGCCGTCGACTTTGCTGGAGTTGCTGCAGAGTTTTGACATTTACCGTCGGCCGCAGCGGTTCGAGGAATTTATCGCGGCGTGCGAGATGGACGCCCGAGGACGTAAAGGGCTGGAGCAGCGAAGTTATCCACAGGCTGATTATTTGCGCGGAGCAGCGAATGCTGCGCGGGCTGTAGCGGTTCAGCCGTTGCTGGACAAGGGATTCAAAGGACCGGAGCTGGGCGAGGCGATCAAGCGCGAGCGGCTCAAGGCGCTGAAGGCTTACAAAGACGCGGCGTCTGCCTGAAAAAGCTTCGCGAGCAAGCCCGCTCCCACAAGGTCAGCGCAAGCCCTGTGGGAGCGGGCTTGCTCGCGAAGGCGTCATCCGCATCACAACAATGCTGAAGGGGTCAACTGCTCGCCGCGCCACTCAAACGCCACCGGCGCCAACACCTGATCAATCTGCGCCTCACGCCACAACGTCGCAAAACTCTTGCCCACACCCGGATGCACGCGATCCGGCGCAATCAGCGACAACGGCCACAACACGAAGGCATTTTTCAGAATTTCTGCCCGCGGCAGGATCAAGCCATCGAAGTTGCCCACCAGATCACCGAACAGCAACACGTCGATATCCAGCGGCAAGCCTTTGCGGTCCGGCGCATAACGGCCATTGTCCGCCTCGATGAATTTCAGCCGGCGATCCAGTTCCATCAGCGGCAAATCGGTAAAAGCCGATACCACAAAATTGAAGAAAGGCCCGCTCTTGATCCCCACCGGTTGACTTTCGAACACCGCCGAGCAGCGTATATCCACGAGGAAACCGGCCAAGGCTTCCAGGCCAGCCTGCAAATGGGATTCGCGCTCGATATTGCTACCGAGCCCGAGAAACACCTGAGTCAGCGACATCCGCGCTCAATCTCCACGCCCACACCGCCTGTGGCAGCCGGGATGGCGCCTGGCTTGGTCAGCTTGAGGCGCATCCAGGTGATATTGAATTCGCTCATCAGGACTTCAGCCAGACGCTCGGCGAAGGTCTCGACCAGTTGGAACTGCGCCTGCTCGGCAAAGGCCTGGATACGCGACGACACACTGGCGTAATCGAGTGCCAGCGTCAGGTCATCACCGGCCGCGGCCGGGCGATTATCCCAGGCGAAA of the Pseudomonas frederiksbergensis genome contains:
- the folK gene encoding 2-amino-4-hydroxy-6-hydroxymethyldihydropteridine diphosphokinase; its protein translation is MSLTQVFLGLGSNIERESHLQAGLEALAGFLVDIRCSAVFESQPVGIKSGPFFNFVVSAFTDLPLMELDRRLKFIEADNGRYAPDRKGLPLDIDVLLFGDLVGNFDGLILPRAEILKNAFVLWPLSLIAPDRVHPGVGKSFATLWREAQIDQVLAPVAFEWRGEQLTPSALL
- the folB gene encoding dihydroneopterin aldolase, which gives rise to MDRVFIEGLEVDTVIGAYDWERGIRQCLRLDLSFAWDNRPAAAGDDLTLALDYASVSSRIQAFAEQAQFQLVETFAERLAEVLMSEFNITWMRLKLTKPGAIPAATGGVGVEIERGCR